The Armatimonadota bacterium nucleotide sequence CGTCCTTTCCTGCGGCGTTGGCCATGGCCTGGTGGGCCAGGTCGCAGGCGGACTCGCTGTCGCCCTGGCACAGCCTTAGGGCCAGGCGCTCAAGGCGCCTGGCGTGAAGGGCTGTGCCACCCCACCGGTTGTGGTCCTCTGAATCCTGCTCGAGCATCTTTCCCGGCCCCGCCGGCTCTCTTCTTCACTTAGGATACGGGGAGAGGGGGATTAGGTGTCGGGTGACACCGTACGGTCAAGTCCCCGTGCTTTTATTGGCGGCGAACCCGCCCTGGAGGATATTTTGGTTTGCTTCAAACGACTTACTGCTCTAGCATTTCTGACACTTGTCGGCCCCGCTGCAAGGCCAGAGGCACTTGATATTGTCTGGAGCGTCAATGCTCTTGGACCGTATTCGGGCCAGTTTGCCCTCGCGTTCTCGCCAGACGGACAGTACGTTGCTTCAGGCGGGTCCAATCCTTGGACGAGCTCTGACGTCGCTATCCACATTCGAAGTGCCGCCGATGGAGCGCTTGTCCAGGGCCTTGGCGACCCCAATGAGTTCCCCACGAGAATCCGCTTTTCAGCTGATGGCTCCCGGATGGCCGTAACAGGTGGCACGGGTGGCGGAGGTGATTCCGTCACCGTTTGGAACACCTTAGGCTGGACCGTCTATCGTTCCTGGAGCTGGAGCCCCCTCGGCATCTCTGGCGTGGCCTTCTCGCCGCAGAATCGTGACCTGGTGGCAACAGGAGTAGATCATGGGGATTCACGGGTCTGGGACCTGTCTGGTGGCTCGCCGGCAACGGTTTGGGCAGCCAGCCATGGAGACACGGTTGCAGGCGTTGACTGGTCACCTACTGGTAACGTGGGTGTGTTCGTCGGCGGGGGCACCAACCCCTATGTTCAAGTCCGAAACATGGCGACAGGAAGCGTCCTCGCCACACTGTATCACCCCTCTGCGCCGCTCTATGACGTTAAGTTCAGCCCTGATGGCTCTACGTTCGCCACTGCCGGCGGGCCGAGCAGCGGAGGCGCCATCGTCGTCTGGAGCAGCGTGTCCTTGACAGAACTGAGGCGCATCCACATCCCTTCAGGAAACGTTCAGTCTCTTTGCTTCTCCCCTGACGGAACGATGATCATGGGCGCATGTCAAGACAACACTGTCCGAGTCTTCGACTCCGCCTCGGGGTTGGAGCTTCATGCTTTCGACACTTCGACCTTGAGTGGAGCGTTCCCTTATGCCGCGGAGTTCTCCCCCGACGGGCGGACCTTTGCAGTCCTGACTTGGGATGGTGTTGTTGCACTGGCCCGCATGCCAAATCAGGACTCCGACTCCGACGGCCTCACGGACTCAGACGAGACCAACGTCCATTTCACAGATCCATACGACTCGGACACCGACGACGACGGACTGCTGGATGGCACCGAAGTTGACATGGCCAACGGCTCCGGTTGCCCGAACCCACTCGATCCTGACTCCGACGATGATGGGCTCTCTGACGGAGCCGAAGTGCAGCTTGGCACGAGCCCCTGCAACCCGGACACGGATGGTGACGGGATTGGCGACGCCACCGATCCAACCCCAACCGTTCCCGGAGCAACGAACTCCTGGATCGAAGCGTTTGTCCGGGACCTCTCCGAAGAAGTGGGAGCGTTCAACCTTGGCTTGATCCAGGCGCCCAACGGAAACGCCGCCAAAGGCCGTCGCAATGCGATGAGCAATATGCTCGCCAATGCGGCCAACAAGGTCGCGATCGGTGACCGCTACGGCGCGATTGCCGATCTACGCGACCTGCTCAAGAAGATTGACGGCGACCCATCACCCCCGGACTGGATGGTGGACTCTCAAGAAAAGGACGACCTGTATCAGTACGTGACGTTAATGATCGCGCTGCTTTCGATGCCGTAAAGTGACTCGAGTAGCTCCGAACGAATTGTCGGAGCTACCCATCCCACCTACACAGGCCGCAGTGGCAACTGCATTTCGCCCTCTTCCCGGCTGGGGGGAGGGTGACGTCTTTGCGCTTGTAGGTCGGGATGCCGGCGATGTTGGCGATGGCGGCAGACGGGGTCTATGCATTGGGGTTGGGCTCTATGGCTTCGGCCGTGCGCGGTCCCACGCGACCGCAGGGACAGCGGCAAAAGCTGTGCTATCATAGAATTCTCAGATTCTGGTGACACGATGCTCGACCTCCGCAACATCCATTCCTTGACCGACTTTCTTCGCAACCATAAGCGACACGTTCAGAGGCTGAAAGACGGCGCCGTGCCGGAAGTCCTCACGGTGAATGGGAAGCCAGAACTGGTCGTCCAGAGCGCCGAGAGCTACCAGGCCCTGCTCGACCGACTCCAGCACGCGGAGAGTGTTGCCGGCTTGCGGCTCGCCTACGGGCAAGTCCGGGAAGGCAAGACGCGGGAGTACCGAGAGGCGATGGACGAATTGAGAGCCCAACATGGCCTTTCGGATTGAGATCACACCGCTGGCGCTCGCTGACATTGCAGACTGCGTCAGCCACTATGCCGTCGAAGCGTCGCCCTCAGTGGCTAAGAAGTGGCTCCAGGGCCTGGACTTGAGGATCGAGTCGCTCCGCAAGATGCCGAGACGATGCTCCCTCGCCCCTGAGCGCGACGACCTTGAGTTTGAAGTCCGCCAGCTACGCTTCAAGTCGCACCGGGTGATGTTCTTGGTTGAGGGCGACAAGAGGTCGGGCATCGTCATCATTTTGCGCGTGTATCACAGCGCTCGCCGTCCAATTGGCAGGACCGACATCGGGTTGTGATCACCCATCCCATCGGCACAGGCCGCAGTGGCAATTGCATTTCGCCCTCTTCCCAGCCGGGGGGAGGGTGACGTCTTTGCGCTTGTACGTCGGGATGCCGGCGATCCGGTCGATCGCGATGACGACGTAGGGGGAGGAGGTGTTTAGGTTCTGGGTGTTCAGGTTTTGGGTGTTGGGTGATGGGCCGGACCAGGACTCTGAACCCTCAGACCTTGGACCTCGGACCTCGGACCTATCGTCCCTTGGTCCCTCTGTCCCTTGATCCCTTCCCTGCTGACTCACGACGTACGTGACCTCCAGGTTCGCGGCGTTCTTTCGGACGATGCTCTCCACATACACCGAAGCCCCAGCGCCCAGCTTTCCGGTGTTGATGGCCATCAGCCGCTGCTTGACCCAGTCGATCCCCTTCGGCGCGGACTGCGGAGCGTTTCCGGTGTTGCGAGCCCAATAAGTCTGCCACGAGGCTTCGTTGTCCATCACGTTGGTCTCAAACCGCTCGAACCGGCTGTCGTTCCCCTGCTTGTAGGTTCGCCACTGAATGTTCTGCAGCGGGTCGAACGGGTTGCCGGTGAATCCGGGAGTCCCGGAGATGAAGTAGCCCAGCACCTGCCACTCGCTGCCTCCATGATTGCAGTAGCAGCAGCAATGGCAGCTCCCTTCGCCCCAATCGATGCCGGCGCGGCCCTGCACCGTGCGCTTGCTAAAGGAGACCGTACCCGGCACTCGCGGAAGGCGAATCATCACATAAGGGCAGGTGAGCGCCTGCGTCACAGCTTGGCCAGGCGGCGGAGTGGCCTCGACGTAGTAGATCGTCACGTCGTAAGGGCCCGTTTGGCGCACCCCTTCGACGTAGATCTCATAGCCGCCCGTCCGCCGCAGCCCCAAGGTAATTCCAACGACCATTTCTTGAGTGAAATCCACGTCTTTCGGCGCGGCCGCGGTGGCCTCGCCGGTCACCGATTGCCAGTAGGTTTGCCAGGTCGCACCGTTGTTAACGACGACGGTCCGTGGCGCTTGGAAGCGGTCGTGGTTGCCCTTCTTGTAGGTGCGCCAGGGGATGGCGTTCTGGGTTGCGTAGCCTGCGCCGATTTGAGCGCAGGCGCCCGCCACAAAGAGCGCCAATAAGGTCAAAAGCGTGAAGCCTCTCACAAGGATGGAGACGCTTGAGGGCAGCAGATGTTTCAGAGGCGTTCGGGGAACGGGAAGGGTCCGCCAGCGTTCGAAGCAGACTCGGGCCGAGTGTGTCAGAACGCAGCCTCGACAGCGATCAGAAAGTCCGAAATCCGAAATCCGAAATCCGCGTCCTGAAGGTCGTTCTCCCAGAAAAGGCGGGGTGAACCCCGCCCTCCGTTCAATCTCGCCGGACAAAGCTCGGGCAGCCAACATGATCGACGTCCAAACACCCACTACCCACCATCCAACACCTGACAACCTGTCAACCTGAACACCTGAACACCTGACCACCTGAACACCTGACAACCTGAACACCCCTCCTACCCCAGACCCCGTTTCCCGGCTCCAGAGGTAAAACAAACTCATGAACGCCGGATTCCAATCGTGGCTCGCCAGCAACCTCCAAACCCTTAAGGACCAGAACCTCTACAAGGTCCCCCGCATCCTTGAGACCCCAGCGGGCGGGCGCGTGAGGATGAACGGCAAGGAGGTGGTCAACCTCTCCAGCAACAACTATTTGGGGCTGGCGAACCACCCCAAGGTCCGCGCAGCGGCGCTAAAGGCGGTCGAGGAGTGGGGCGTCGGCGCGGGAGCGGTGCGGTGGATCGGCGGCACCATGGCTATTCACGACGAGCTCGAAATGCGCCTCGCCAAGTTCAAAAAGACCGAGGCTGTTCTGGTGTTCACCTCCGGGTTCACCGCCAACTCGGGCTGCATTCCCGCCGTGGTTTCCGATAAGGACG carries:
- a CDS encoding type II toxin-antitoxin system Phd/YefM family antitoxin, which encodes MLDLRNIHSLTDFLRNHKRHVQRLKDGAVPEVLTVNGKPELVVQSAESYQALLDRLQHAESVAGLRLAYGQVREGKTREYREAMDELRAQHGLSD
- a CDS encoding type II toxin-antitoxin system RelE/ParE family toxin encodes the protein MAFRIEITPLALADIADCVSHYAVEASPSVAKKWLQGLDLRIESLRKMPRRCSLAPERDDLEFEVRQLRFKSHRVMFLVEGDKRSGIVIILRVYHSARRPIGRTDIGL
- a CDS encoding protease complex subunit PrcB family protein codes for the protein MTLLALFVAGACAQIGAGYATQNAIPWRTYKKGNHDRFQAPRTVVVNNGATWQTYWQSVTGEATAAAPKDVDFTQEMVVGITLGLRRTGGYEIYVEGVRQTGPYDVTIYYVEATPPPGQAVTQALTCPYVMIRLPRVPGTVSFSKRTVQGRAGIDWGEGSCHCCCYCNHGGSEWQVLGYFISGTPGFTGNPFDPLQNIQWRTYKQGNDSRFERFETNVMDNEASWQTYWARNTGNAPQSAPKGIDWVKQRLMAINTGKLGAGASVYVESIVRKNAANLEVTYVVSQQGRDQGTEGPRDDRSEVRGPRSEGSESWSGPSPNTQNLNTQNLNTSSPYVVIAIDRIAGIPTYKRKDVTLPPAGKRAKCNCHCGLCRWDG